The Williamsia sp. DF01-3 genome has a window encoding:
- a CDS encoding CoA transferase codes for MTDVPTSPLKGLRIVEVSSFVAAPLAGMTLEALGAEVIRVDPIGGAADYHRWPVTDEGESIYWANLNKGKRSVAVDFRDPEAVALIRDLITEAGVLVTNAAGRDWLDYDSLAAIRPDLIHVQVLGRADGSGALDYTVNAATGFPLVTGPSTTAGPVNHVLPAWDVACGLYAALSVTAAVIRRSETGAGARVVLPLEDVALATTGHLGYLAEAQLGGDDRPRVGNGIYGTYGCDFSTADGERLMVVAITPRHFRDLAEVTGTADAVRAVETALRVDFTKDGDRYRHRRVLDGLFGVWFAERHADEAEAALAETSVVYERYRTFAQVACDPKVMDNPMFGLVEQPRIGSYLAPTTPMTFEGAHPPARPAPANGDDTAHVLSEYLNLTDAQIDDLHNRGVVRATTRPTTKDTE; via the coding sequence GTGACCGACGTGCCGACCTCGCCACTGAAGGGGCTGCGGATCGTGGAGGTGTCCAGCTTCGTCGCCGCCCCTCTCGCGGGAATGACACTGGAAGCACTTGGCGCCGAGGTCATCCGAGTCGACCCGATCGGCGGCGCTGCCGACTACCATCGTTGGCCGGTCACCGACGAAGGCGAGTCCATCTACTGGGCGAATCTGAACAAGGGCAAACGATCGGTCGCGGTCGACTTCCGCGACCCCGAGGCGGTCGCACTGATCCGTGATCTCATCACCGAAGCCGGTGTGCTCGTGACGAATGCGGCCGGACGAGATTGGCTCGACTACGATTCCCTCGCCGCGATCCGTCCTGATCTCATCCACGTTCAGGTCCTCGGCCGCGCCGACGGTTCGGGTGCCCTCGACTACACGGTCAACGCGGCCACGGGTTTTCCGCTTGTCACCGGCCCATCGACCACGGCGGGCCCGGTGAACCACGTGTTGCCGGCATGGGATGTGGCATGCGGTCTGTACGCGGCGCTGTCGGTGACCGCGGCGGTGATCCGTCGATCCGAGACCGGTGCCGGTGCACGGGTGGTGCTGCCGCTGGAGGATGTCGCGTTGGCCACCACTGGGCATCTCGGATACCTGGCCGAGGCGCAGCTCGGCGGCGACGATCGACCAAGGGTGGGTAACGGGATCTATGGCACGTACGGTTGCGACTTCTCGACAGCCGATGGTGAGCGGCTCATGGTGGTTGCCATCACGCCGCGGCACTTCCGCGACCTCGCCGAGGTCACCGGAACTGCCGATGCGGTCAGAGCGGTGGAAACTGCACTGCGCGTGGACTTCACGAAAGATGGCGACCGCTACCGTCATCGCCGGGTACTCGACGGTTTGTTCGGGGTGTGGTTCGCCGAACGGCACGCCGACGAAGCGGAAGCAGCCCTGGCGGAGACGTCGGTGGTGTACGAGCGCTACCGCACCTTCGCGCAGGTTGCCTGCGACCCAAAGGTAATGGACAACCCCATGTTCGGCCTGGTCGAGCAGCCGCGCATCGGCAGCTATCTGGCACCCACCACGCCGATGACGTTCGAGGGCGCACATCCACCCGCCCGTCCCGCACCGGCCAACGGCGACGATACGGCACACGTGCTGTCGGAGTACCTGAACCTCACCGACGCGCAGATCGACGACCTCCACAACCGCGGCGTGGTGCGCGCAACCACTCGACCGACCACGAAGGACACCGAATGA
- a CDS encoding helix-turn-helix transcriptional regulator has protein sequence MDRAELADFLRRRRAALVPRDVGLPEGVRRRTPGLRRDEVAVLAGMSTDYYTRLEQSRGPHPSTQIVASMARALRLTDDERDHLYLLCGHAPPPRIGGDSHVGPGLLHLLDKLDDIPACVISDLGETLAQNRMNLLLVGDQSTVTGLDRFHTWRWFTDPATRERFNSEDWARMSHKHVSDLRAIAAKRGDDATVTELVGALHTASDEFAALWSEHHVATRTSALKRFIHPEVGEIALLCETLVTQKEDQHLLVYFPQPGTEARERLDLLGVIGTQSLSS, from the coding sequence ATGGATCGCGCCGAGCTGGCCGACTTCCTGCGCCGACGACGCGCCGCCCTGGTGCCGCGCGATGTCGGGTTGCCCGAGGGCGTGCGCCGCCGCACGCCAGGCCTGCGTCGCGACGAGGTCGCCGTGCTGGCCGGGATGTCCACCGACTACTACACCCGGCTCGAGCAATCTCGTGGTCCACATCCTTCAACCCAGATCGTCGCCTCGATGGCTCGGGCGCTGCGGCTCACCGATGACGAACGCGACCATCTCTATCTGTTGTGCGGGCATGCTCCGCCCCCGCGTATCGGCGGCGACTCCCACGTGGGTCCGGGCCTGCTGCACCTCCTCGACAAACTCGACGACATCCCGGCGTGCGTGATCTCCGACCTCGGCGAGACGCTGGCCCAGAACCGGATGAACCTGCTGCTGGTCGGCGATCAGTCGACGGTCACGGGTCTGGACCGCTTCCACACCTGGCGCTGGTTCACCGACCCCGCGACGAGGGAGCGGTTCAATTCCGAGGACTGGGCTCGGATGAGCCACAAACACGTCAGCGATCTGCGAGCGATCGCGGCCAAACGTGGCGACGACGCCACCGTCACCGAGCTGGTCGGCGCCCTTCACACAGCCAGTGACGAGTTCGCGGCTTTGTGGTCCGAGCACCACGTGGCCACGCGGACCAGTGCTCTCAAACGGTTCATCCACCCGGAGGTCGGCGAGATCGCGCTGTTGTGCGAGACGCTCGTGACGCAGAAGGAGGACCAGCATTTGCTGGTCTACTTCCCACAGCCCGGCACCGAGGCCAGGGAGCGACTGGACCTTCTCGGTGTCATCGGAACCCAGTCGCTCAGCAGTTAG
- a CDS encoding DUF485 domain-containing protein has product MTTSDLSPEASPQRPAPDAQAFIDMQASPEFQDLRRRLRVFVFPLTAFFLAWYMLYVLLATYASDFMATKVWGNINLGIILGLGQFVSTFVITAIYVRFANRDLDPRAAAIRDELEGPLK; this is encoded by the coding sequence ATGACCACATCCGACCTGAGCCCGGAGGCGTCGCCACAGCGACCCGCGCCGGACGCGCAGGCATTCATCGACATGCAGGCCAGCCCTGAGTTCCAGGACCTGCGTCGCCGCCTACGCGTCTTCGTCTTCCCGCTGACGGCCTTTTTCCTCGCCTGGTACATGCTCTATGTCCTGCTCGCGACATACGCGAGCGACTTCATGGCCACCAAGGTCTGGGGGAACATCAACCTGGGCATCATCCTCGGTCTGGGTCAGTTCGTGTCGACGTTTGTGATCACTGCCATCTACGTCCGGTTCGCCAACCGTGACCTCGATCCCCGCGCTGCCGCGATCCGCGACGAGCTGGAAGGGCCGCTCAAATGA
- a CDS encoding acyl-CoA dehydrogenase family protein — protein sequence MTRLAQTPGLTDVQKEILSTVRGFVEKEVIPNAQELEHSDTYPQALVDTMSDMGLFGLMIPEEYGGLGESLLTYALCVEELARGWMSVSGVLNTHFIVAYMIRQHGTAEQKSHFLPRMATGQVRGAFSMSEPELGSDVAAIRTRATRDGDDYLVNGQKMWLTNGGSSTLVAVLVRTDEGSAKAHENLTTFLVEKPVGFGEVAPGLTIPGKIEKMGYRGIDTTELFFDDYRISSDMVLGGSPGQGFRHMMDGIEVGRVNVSARACGVALRAFELAARYAQERSTFGKPIAQHQAIAFSLAEMATKVEAAHLMMTNAARLKDSGERNDVAAGMAKYLTSEYCSEVTQASFRIHGGYGYSKEYEIERLMREAPFLLIGEGTSEIQKTIISKGVMRTYAL from the coding sequence ATGACCCGACTCGCGCAAACCCCAGGCCTCACCGACGTGCAGAAGGAAATCCTTTCCACGGTGCGCGGTTTCGTGGAGAAGGAGGTGATCCCGAACGCCCAGGAACTCGAACACTCCGACACCTACCCTCAGGCTCTGGTCGACACGATGAGCGACATGGGACTGTTCGGGTTGATGATCCCCGAGGAGTACGGGGGACTCGGTGAGTCGCTGCTGACCTACGCCCTGTGTGTCGAAGAGCTGGCGCGCGGGTGGATGAGTGTGTCGGGTGTGCTCAACACCCACTTCATCGTGGCGTACATGATCCGGCAGCACGGCACTGCCGAACAGAAGTCGCACTTTCTGCCGCGGATGGCGACAGGGCAAGTGCGCGGCGCCTTTTCGATGTCAGAGCCCGAACTGGGGTCGGACGTGGCTGCAATCCGAACCCGCGCCACACGCGACGGCGACGACTATCTGGTCAACGGACAGAAGATGTGGCTCACCAACGGTGGAAGTTCTACCCTCGTCGCGGTTCTGGTGCGCACCGACGAAGGGTCGGCGAAGGCGCACGAGAACCTCACCACGTTCCTGGTCGAAAAGCCCGTAGGATTCGGCGAGGTGGCGCCGGGACTCACGATCCCCGGGAAGATCGAGAAGATGGGCTATCGGGGCATCGACACCACCGAGCTCTTCTTCGACGACTACCGGATCTCGTCGGACATGGTCCTCGGCGGCAGCCCCGGCCAGGGTTTCCGGCACATGATGGACGGCATAGAGGTCGGTCGCGTCAACGTGTCTGCCCGCGCATGCGGTGTCGCGTTACGCGCGTTTGAACTCGCCGCGCGCTACGCCCAGGAACGCAGTACTTTCGGCAAACCCATCGCGCAGCATCAAGCCATCGCGTTCTCGCTGGCGGAGATGGCCACCAAGGTCGAGGCAGCGCACCTGATGATGACCAACGCTGCGCGGCTCAAGGACTCGGGAGAACGCAACGACGTCGCGGCCGGTATGGCCAAGTACCTGACGAGTGAGTACTGCTCCGAGGTGACCCAGGCCAGTTTCCGTATCCACGGCGGGTACGGCTACTCGAAGGAATACGAGATCGAGCGTCTGATGCGAGAGGCGCCGTTCCTGCTCATCGGTGAAGGCACCAGCGAGATCCAGAAGACCATCATCAGCAAGGGTGTGATGCGCACGTACGCCCTGTGA
- a CDS encoding sensor histidine kinase yields the protein MSGIALTLAVIAVLLVVVAVLALRVRTRPTLTTPAERVVHATLHTASLAAVPLRRGLGADSAAEAAPHLRELTSADALGLADADGTLLAWTGPHEALTDTFAQAAVRAADEGRRILIKAPDLDEPGVRALIVQPLLLEDSASVGVMGVVTRIQPGPGMLSAITEVARYAGSQIELAELDASRARLDRAEVRALRAQISPHFIYNALNTVASFVRTDPDQARELILEFADFTRYSFRSAGEYTVLADELRNIDRYLTLERARFGSALQVRLQVAPEVLNVVLPFLALQPLVENAVRHGISSKPDGGTVIIVAADEGTDCVISVEDNGVGMDPDLLRSGDLDAIVSGATATATESAHVGLANVDDRLRAAFGNDYGLVVETAPGAGTKVSMRVPKFRPGISA from the coding sequence ATGTCCGGCATCGCGCTCACCCTCGCGGTCATCGCCGTCCTGCTCGTCGTGGTGGCAGTACTGGCCCTGCGCGTGCGCACCCGGCCGACGCTGACCACTCCCGCCGAACGCGTCGTTCACGCGACACTTCACACGGCTTCACTCGCGGCTGTCCCGTTACGCCGCGGCCTGGGCGCCGATTCGGCGGCCGAAGCTGCGCCGCATCTACGGGAGCTGACGTCTGCGGATGCCCTCGGTCTCGCCGACGCAGACGGAACGCTCCTGGCCTGGACGGGACCACATGAAGCGCTGACCGACACCTTTGCCCAGGCTGCGGTGCGCGCCGCCGACGAAGGTCGCCGCATCCTCATCAAAGCTCCCGACCTCGACGAGCCCGGGGTGCGCGCGCTCATCGTGCAGCCGCTGCTGCTGGAGGATTCCGCGTCGGTGGGGGTGATGGGGGTGGTGACGCGCATCCAGCCGGGGCCGGGCATGTTGTCGGCGATCACGGAGGTCGCCCGATATGCGGGGAGCCAGATCGAACTGGCCGAACTCGACGCCTCGCGGGCCCGGCTCGACCGCGCCGAGGTGCGGGCTCTGCGCGCACAGATCAGTCCACACTTCATCTACAACGCACTGAACACGGTCGCGTCCTTCGTGCGCACCGATCCCGATCAGGCGCGCGAGCTGATCCTCGAGTTCGCGGACTTCACCCGGTACTCCTTCCGGTCGGCAGGTGAATACACCGTGCTCGCCGACGAACTCCGGAACATCGATCGCTACCTCACCCTGGAGCGGGCTCGTTTCGGCAGCGCACTGCAGGTCCGCCTCCAGGTGGCCCCCGAGGTGCTCAACGTGGTGCTGCCCTTCCTTGCCCTGCAACCGCTGGTGGAAAACGCTGTACGGCACGGTATCTCGAGCAAACCCGACGGTGGCACGGTGATCATCGTCGCCGCCGACGAAGGCACCGACTGCGTGATCAGTGTCGAGGACAATGGGGTGGGAATGGACCCGGATCTGCTGCGATCGGGTGACCTCGACGCCATCGTGTCCGGTGCCACCGCGACCGCGACCGAGTCCGCACACGTGGGTTTGGCCAACGTCGATGACCGGCTACGGGCAGCATTCGGCAACGATTACGGTCTGGTGGTCGAGACCGCGCCGGGAGCGGGAACCAAGGTGAGCATGAGGGTGCCGAAATTCCGGCCGGGCATCTCCGCGTGA
- a CDS encoding phospholipase D-like domain-containing protein — translation MTEDSRVLVPGDTCWQIARADRLACIIDAADYFFHAKSAMLEARHRIILIGWDFDTRIKLEPGGQTLEGPNRLGDFLKWLPKHRPGLDIHLLKWNLGALTAMTRGMAPIFIENWLTDESLHFELDGAHPVGAAHHQKILVIDDQLAFCGGIDMTVDRWDTSDHKDSNDFRTKPSGKSYGPWHDATTAVDGDAARAIGEMARDRWKAATGTTLEQIAGDSEGDQWPKGLVPTLESVDVAVARTLPEIPGRDEVREIEALYLAAIASARRYLYIESQYLASRTIAEAMAERLGESDGPEIMVVLPRNAEGWLGQQTMDGARHRLLKLLWNADVHNRFRAFHPVTTGGEPIYVHAKILIMDDSILRVGSSNLNNRSLGFDSECDLAVEIRDDDATADEHRASIRHVRDRLLGEHLDVGTEGFMDALGKHKSLVATVDALRGEGKTLVEFDREAIDGEEHPLAENELMDPEQAPSSLFQRTYRELARRRSARRQSAHG, via the coding sequence GTGACCGAAGACAGCCGCGTGCTGGTTCCCGGCGACACCTGCTGGCAGATCGCTCGAGCCGATCGCCTCGCTTGCATCATCGATGCCGCCGACTATTTCTTTCACGCCAAGTCAGCGATGCTCGAGGCGCGCCATCGGATCATTCTGATCGGCTGGGATTTCGACACCCGCATCAAGCTCGAGCCGGGCGGCCAAACCCTCGAAGGCCCCAATCGTCTGGGCGACTTTCTCAAGTGGTTGCCGAAGCACCGGCCCGGCCTCGACATCCACCTGCTGAAGTGGAATCTCGGCGCCCTGACCGCGATGACCCGGGGAATGGCCCCGATCTTCATCGAGAACTGGCTGACCGACGAAAGCCTGCACTTCGAACTCGACGGTGCGCACCCCGTGGGGGCCGCACATCACCAGAAGATATTGGTGATCGACGACCAGCTGGCGTTCTGCGGCGGCATCGACATGACGGTCGACCGGTGGGACACCTCAGACCACAAGGACAGCAACGACTTCCGGACCAAACCCAGCGGAAAGTCCTACGGCCCATGGCATGACGCGACCACTGCCGTCGATGGGGATGCCGCACGAGCGATCGGCGAGATGGCCCGCGACCGGTGGAAGGCCGCGACCGGGACAACGCTCGAGCAGATAGCCGGTGATTCCGAGGGTGACCAGTGGCCCAAGGGGCTGGTCCCCACGCTGGAGTCGGTGGACGTGGCCGTTGCACGCACACTGCCGGAGATCCCGGGCCGCGACGAGGTGCGGGAGATCGAGGCGCTCTACCTGGCGGCCATCGCGAGCGCGCGGCGTTATCTCTATATCGAGAGCCAGTATCTGGCATCACGGACCATCGCCGAAGCGATGGCCGAGCGTCTCGGCGAGTCCGACGGACCCGAGATCATGGTGGTGCTGCCGCGCAACGCCGAAGGCTGGCTCGGACAGCAGACCATGGACGGCGCCCGCCACCGACTGCTCAAGCTCCTGTGGAATGCGGACGTGCACAACCGTTTCCGTGCGTTCCATCCCGTGACCACCGGCGGTGAGCCGATCTACGTCCACGCCAAGATCCTGATCATGGACGACAGCATCCTGCGGGTCGGCTCGTCCAACCTCAACAACCGCTCGCTCGGTTTCGACAGTGAATGCGACCTCGCCGTCGAGATCCGCGATGACGATGCCACCGCCGATGAACACCGGGCAAGCATTCGACACGTTCGCGATCGCCTCCTCGGCGAGCACCTGGACGTCGGGACCGAGGGCTTCATGGACGCGCTCGGGAAACACAAATCGCTGGTGGCCACCGTCGATGCGCTTCGCGGAGAAGGCAAGACGCTGGTGGAGTTCGACCGGGAGGCCATCGACGGCGAGGAGCACCCCCTCGCCGAGAACGAGCTGATGGATCCAGAGCAGGCACCCTCGTCCCTGTTCCAGCGAACGTACCGGGAACTCGCCCGCAGACGCTCGGCTCGACGCCAATCTGCTCACGGCTGA
- a CDS encoding LytTR family DNA-binding domain-containing protein produces the protein MTQTPNSSGRPGRHALTVLAVDDEWPALDELSYLLRAQEAVGEVLTAGDATTALRLIKDRPGAIDAVFLDINMPGLDGLELAGVLAAFAHPPAVVFVTAHEDRAVRAFDLGAVDYLLKPLRAQRLAEAVRRVLEHREQRGPSTPAASRPDSAANGDTDEVIPVEMGGTTTLVPRSTVNWVEADGDYARLHTATGSHLVRIPISTLEDRWRDAGFLRVHRSYLVALPLVTGIRTVGSGTVVCLRSVRDGRPVELPVSRRHTRELKDRLVRIPRQTRNAP, from the coding sequence GTGACGCAGACACCGAACAGTTCAGGACGACCGGGCCGGCATGCGCTGACCGTGCTCGCCGTGGACGACGAATGGCCCGCGCTCGACGAGCTCAGCTACCTCTTGCGTGCCCAGGAGGCCGTCGGGGAAGTGCTGACAGCGGGCGATGCCACCACTGCCCTGAGATTGATCAAGGATCGACCGGGAGCGATCGACGCGGTGTTTCTCGACATCAACATGCCCGGACTCGACGGACTAGAGCTAGCGGGTGTGCTGGCCGCGTTCGCGCACCCGCCGGCCGTGGTGTTCGTGACCGCTCACGAGGACCGCGCCGTCCGGGCGTTCGATCTCGGGGCCGTCGACTATCTGCTCAAACCACTGCGCGCGCAGCGGCTGGCGGAGGCCGTCCGCCGGGTGCTCGAGCACAGGGAGCAGCGTGGGCCATCGACCCCCGCAGCTTCCCGGCCGGACTCTGCGGCGAACGGCGACACCGATGAGGTGATCCCGGTCGAGATGGGCGGGACCACCACGCTGGTGCCCCGATCGACGGTGAACTGGGTGGAGGCCGACGGCGACTACGCCCGGTTGCACACCGCCACCGGTTCGCACCTGGTCCGCATCCCCATCTCCACTCTCGAGGATCGTTGGCGCGACGCCGGATTCCTGCGTGTCCACCGGTCCTATCTCGTGGCCTTGCCTCTGGTCACCGGCATCCGCACGGTGGGGTCCGGGACCGTGGTGTGCCTGCGTTCGGTCCGGGACGGGCGGCCGGTCGAACTCCCCGTCAGTCGTCGGCACACCCGCGAGCTGAAGGACCGTCTGGTCCGGATTCCCCGGCAGACCCGGAACGCGCCGTGA
- a CDS encoding cation acetate symporter, which translates to METITGQSVPTATLLALIAAAVATVAIGTYGVRLARTTSDFLVASRSVGPNWNAAAISGEYLSAASFLGVAGLIAKYGTDALWYPIGFTAGYVGLLLFVAAPLRRSGAYTVPDFAEFRLGSTLLRKLATGVVVLICILYMVPQLQGAGLTLNILLGTSPWVGAVLVGVIVIANVIGGGMRSITFVQAFQYWLKLTAIAIPAIVLAIHFYGEDQELGSAAPPTVAEQTTVDVTTDVVVQVNSDLWVTAHGTVDGGEVSGPIRLTAGDHDVSAGTSLVLAPGAAVPVVSGAPATHDQWATPGWGFGGDHPMYQVYSLIIGIFLGTMGLPHVLVRFYTNPDGRAARATSLAVVGLLAVFYLFPTLLGAFARLWVPQLLITGASDAAVLLLPGSVVSGLGGQLLAALVAAGAIAAFLSTSSGLLVSVAGVLSTDVLRGRVRDFRIASLLAGLVPLLLAVAVTSIDLSRTVGLVFAVAASTLCPLLVLGIWWRGLTAAGAAAGLIVGGVVAGGAALATSITGMADVLQEGWIATIIGYPAAVSVPLAFASMVLFSKLTPHQIPADVGRLLTRLHAPERLGVGKDREANLRPE; encoded by the coding sequence ATGGAGACCATCACCGGACAATCGGTACCGACTGCGACCTTGCTGGCGCTGATCGCCGCGGCGGTGGCGACCGTGGCGATCGGGACGTACGGAGTACGGCTGGCCCGCACCACTTCTGACTTCCTGGTTGCCTCCCGCAGTGTCGGGCCGAACTGGAACGCCGCCGCGATCTCCGGTGAATACCTCTCGGCTGCATCCTTTCTGGGTGTGGCGGGCCTGATCGCGAAGTACGGAACCGACGCACTGTGGTATCCGATCGGATTCACCGCAGGCTACGTCGGACTGCTGTTGTTCGTCGCGGCACCACTGCGGCGATCAGGGGCCTACACCGTCCCCGACTTCGCCGAATTCCGGCTCGGATCAACACTGTTGCGCAAGCTCGCAACCGGCGTGGTGGTGTTGATCTGCATCCTCTACATGGTCCCTCAGCTCCAGGGTGCCGGGCTGACCCTGAACATCTTGCTCGGTACGTCGCCGTGGGTGGGGGCAGTGCTGGTCGGGGTCATCGTGATCGCCAACGTGATCGGCGGCGGGATGCGGTCGATCACCTTCGTCCAGGCATTTCAGTACTGGCTCAAACTCACGGCCATCGCGATACCTGCGATCGTGCTGGCGATCCACTTCTACGGAGAAGACCAGGAATTGGGGTCGGCCGCCCCTCCCACCGTCGCCGAACAGACCACCGTCGACGTCACCACCGACGTGGTGGTGCAGGTCAACAGCGACCTCTGGGTCACCGCGCACGGCACGGTCGACGGTGGGGAGGTGAGCGGCCCGATCAGGCTGACCGCCGGCGACCATGACGTCAGTGCCGGTACGTCATTGGTGCTGGCGCCGGGTGCGGCCGTACCGGTGGTGTCGGGTGCGCCGGCCACGCACGATCAATGGGCCACTCCCGGATGGGGATTCGGGGGCGACCACCCGATGTATCAGGTGTATTCACTGATCATCGGCATCTTCCTCGGCACCATGGGATTGCCGCATGTCCTGGTCCGCTTCTACACAAACCCCGATGGGCGGGCCGCCCGCGCGACCTCACTGGCGGTGGTGGGCCTACTGGCGGTGTTCTATCTGTTCCCCACCCTGCTCGGCGCATTCGCTCGGCTGTGGGTGCCGCAACTGCTGATCACCGGTGCATCCGACGCCGCGGTGCTGCTCCTTCCTGGATCGGTGGTGTCCGGGCTGGGCGGACAACTCCTGGCCGCGCTGGTGGCCGCGGGAGCGATCGCGGCGTTCTTGTCCACCTCGTCGGGGCTGCTGGTGAGTGTGGCCGGCGTGCTGAGTACCGATGTCTTGCGTGGTCGGGTACGGGACTTCCGGATCGCCTCGCTGCTCGCCGGATTGGTGCCGTTGCTCCTCGCGGTGGCCGTGACGTCGATCGATCTGTCGCGCACGGTGGGCCTGGTGTTCGCAGTGGCCGCGTCGACCCTGTGTCCACTGCTGGTTCTCGGCATCTGGTGGCGTGGCCTGACGGCGGCAGGCGCCGCAGCGGGGCTGATCGTCGGCGGGGTGGTCGCCGGGGGTGCGGCGCTGGCCACGTCGATCACGGGCATGGCCGATGTCCTGCAGGAAGGCTGGATCGCCACGATCATCGGCTATCCCGCAGCGGTGAGTGTGCCCCTCGCGTTCGCTTCGATGGTGCTGTTCAGCAAGCTCACCCCGCACCAGATCCCAGCCGATGTCGGCCGACTGCTCACCAGGCTCCATGCGCCCGAACGCCTTGGTGTCGGGAAGGACCGAGAGGCGAATCTGCGGCCGGAGTAG
- a CDS encoding aldo/keto reductase, translated as MNIQQVTLGKTGPTVSRIGLGAMGMSGVYGPSDDAESIATIHAAIDAGVNLIDTGDFYGMGHNEMLIGRALRDRSRDDVQLSVKFGALRSPDNGWGGFDGRPEAVKNFLAYTLTRLGVDHIDIYRPARLDPAVPIEDTVGAIAEMVQAGYVRHIGLSELGSETIRRAAAVHPIADLQIEYALVSRGIEADILPTARELGIGITAYGVLSRGLLSDSVSSASTFAADDFRAHSPRFQGDNLARNLTLVDTLGTIAKERGVTVAQLAIAWVLAQGDDIVPVIGARKVVRLHETVAALDIHLTADELATIESAVPPDAVAGDRYAEAQMAMLDSER; from the coding sequence ATGAACATTCAACAGGTAACCCTTGGAAAAACTGGTCCCACGGTCTCGCGCATCGGCCTCGGTGCGATGGGCATGTCCGGCGTCTACGGCCCCAGCGATGACGCCGAGTCGATCGCCACCATCCATGCCGCCATCGACGCCGGCGTCAACCTCATCGACACGGGCGACTTCTACGGCATGGGGCACAACGAGATGCTGATCGGCCGGGCACTGCGAGACCGTAGCCGCGACGACGTGCAGCTCAGCGTGAAGTTCGGCGCACTTCGCTCCCCCGACAACGGGTGGGGTGGCTTCGACGGACGACCGGAGGCGGTGAAGAACTTCCTCGCCTACACATTGACGCGCCTCGGGGTCGACCACATCGACATCTACCGCCCGGCCCGGCTTGATCCCGCGGTGCCGATCGAGGACACGGTCGGCGCCATCGCCGAGATGGTGCAGGCCGGGTACGTGCGGCACATCGGGTTGTCGGAGCTGGGCAGCGAGACGATCCGTCGCGCGGCAGCCGTGCATCCGATCGCCGATCTGCAGATCGAATACGCGCTCGTCTCCCGGGGTATCGAAGCCGACATCCTGCCGACCGCGCGCGAGCTCGGGATCGGGATCACGGCATACGGAGTGTTGTCGCGGGGCCTGCTCAGTGACAGCGTCTCGTCGGCGAGCACCTTCGCCGCCGACGACTTCCGTGCGCACAGCCCGCGGTTCCAAGGTGACAACCTCGCGAGAAACCTGACGCTGGTCGACACCCTGGGCACCATCGCAAAGGAACGTGGGGTGACGGTGGCGCAGCTCGCCATCGCATGGGTGCTTGCCCAGGGCGACGACATCGTGCCGGTCATCGGGGCCCGAAAAGTGGTTCGGCTACACGAGACCGTTGCGGCTCTCGACATCCATCTCACTGCCGACGAACTGGCCACCATCGAATCGGCGGTTCCGCCCGATGCGGTCGCCGGCGATCGGTATGCCGAGGCACAGATGGCCATGCTCGACAGCGAGCGCTGA